One genomic region from Vibrio cyclitrophicus encodes:
- the ptsG gene encoding PTS glucose transporter subunit IIBC — MFKNLFASLQKVGKSLMLPVSVLPVAGILLGVGAADLPFIPEIVSNLMEQAGGSVFGQMALLFAVGVALGFTNNDGVAGLAAIVGYGIMTATLGVMAGVMGVDKIDTGVLGGILVGGVAAWAFNRFFRIQLPEYLGFFAGKRAVPIITGFSAIGLAILLSVVWPPVGGAISAFSDWAAHQNPQVAFGIYGIVERSLIPFGLHHVWNVPFFFEAGTCVNAAGETQNGVLTCYLVADDASRAAGNGFGQLAGGYMFKMFGLPAAAIAIAHSAKPENRAKVMGIMASAALTSFLTGITEPIEFSFLFVAPVLYAIHALLAGSAYVLANTLGFVHGTSFSHGLIDFLVLSGNASKMGLMVVCGIGYAAIYYIVFRTVIKALDLKTPGREDETEEESVATGSELAGELVAAFGGKANITGLDACITRLRVAVADTAIVDQDKLKKLGAAGVVVVAGGVQAIFGTKSDNLKTDMDEWIRNNG; from the coding sequence ATGTTTAAGAACCTTTTTGCTAGCCTGCAGAAAGTTGGTAAGTCTCTGATGCTACCAGTATCAGTTTTACCAGTTGCGGGTATTTTGCTAGGTGTCGGTGCAGCAGACCTTCCTTTCATTCCAGAAATTGTTTCAAACTTAATGGAACAAGCTGGTGGTTCAGTATTCGGTCAAATGGCACTACTGTTCGCAGTAGGTGTGGCACTTGGCTTTACTAACAACGATGGTGTAGCGGGTCTAGCTGCTATCGTTGGTTACGGCATCATGACTGCTACACTAGGCGTAATGGCCGGTGTAATGGGCGTTGATAAAATCGATACTGGTGTACTAGGTGGTATCCTAGTCGGTGGTGTTGCTGCTTGGGCATTCAACCGTTTCTTCCGTATTCAACTACCAGAATACCTGGGCTTCTTCGCTGGTAAGCGTGCTGTGCCAATCATCACAGGTTTCTCTGCGATTGGTCTAGCAATCCTACTTTCTGTAGTTTGGCCACCAGTTGGCGGCGCTATCTCTGCGTTCTCTGATTGGGCAGCTCACCAAAACCCACAAGTGGCGTTTGGTATTTATGGTATCGTTGAGCGTTCTCTGATTCCATTTGGTCTTCACCACGTTTGGAACGTACCTTTCTTCTTCGAAGCTGGTACTTGTGTAAACGCAGCTGGTGAAACTCAAAACGGTGTTCTTACTTGTTACCTAGTTGCTGATGACGCATCTCGTGCTGCGGGCAATGGCTTCGGTCAGCTAGCTGGTGGTTACATGTTCAAGATGTTCGGTCTACCTGCTGCTGCAATCGCAATTGCACATTCGGCTAAACCTGAAAACCGCGCTAAAGTAATGGGCATCATGGCTTCTGCTGCGTTGACTTCATTCCTAACGGGTATCACTGAACCAATCGAATTCTCATTCCTATTCGTTGCTCCTGTACTGTACGCAATCCACGCTCTACTAGCTGGTTCTGCTTACGTTCTTGCGAACACTCTAGGTTTTGTACACGGTACATCTTTCTCTCACGGTCTAATCGACTTCCTAGTTCTATCTGGCAATGCGTCTAAGATGGGTCTAATGGTTGTATGTGGTATTGGTTACGCTGCGATTTACTACATCGTATTCCGCACTGTGATTAAAGCTCTTGACCTTAAAACTCCAGGCCGTGAAGACGAAACTGAAGAAGAGTCAGTTGCTACTGGTTCTGAACTTGCTGGTGAGCTAGTTGCTGCATTTGGCGGTAAAGCTAACATCACTGGTCTTGACGCTTGTATTACTCGTCTACGTGTTGCAGTTGCTGATACAGCTATTGTTGACCAAGACAAACTGAAGAAACTAGGTGCTGCTGGTGTAGTCGTAGTAGCTGGTGGCGTACAAGCTATCTTCGGTACTAAGTCTGACAACCTTAAGACAGACATGGATGAGTGGATCCGTAACAACGGTTAA
- a CDS encoding porin family protein: MNNNVNMMALIAFFSVSGVYASPEIIITPMVGYTGGGSVEDQDGKTFDMEGSENFTFAIETPLEKGRIGFFYSNQSSELESLDLSSSIQYLHFQSSIYYPASPMLSGYLGLGLGASYVDVDWAKDKYGFSTSIFGGLEYKFSDRLALNTQVRWLGTVVDNDTSGVCYIPSTGQECIIRFDTDWMNQFQANVGLSFTF; the protein is encoded by the coding sequence ATGAATAACAACGTAAATATGATGGCCTTAATTGCGTTTTTCTCCGTGTCGGGCGTATATGCGTCTCCAGAGATCATCATTACTCCCATGGTAGGTTATACCGGTGGTGGCAGTGTCGAAGACCAGGATGGTAAAACCTTTGACATGGAAGGCTCAGAAAACTTCACCTTCGCAATAGAAACCCCATTAGAAAAAGGACGTATCGGTTTTTTCTATTCCAACCAAAGCTCTGAGTTAGAATCGCTGGATCTTAGCTCCTCAATCCAATACTTGCACTTTCAAAGCAGTATCTACTACCCTGCATCGCCTATGTTATCTGGCTACCTAGGGCTAGGTCTCGGGGCATCATACGTTGATGTGGATTGGGCGAAGGACAAGTATGGATTCTCAACCTCAATCTTTGGCGGCTTGGAATACAAGTTTAGCGACCGCTTAGCGCTGAACACCCAGGTGCGTTGGCTAGGTACGGTTGTCGATAACGACACATCTGGTGTGTGTTACATCCCTAGTACGGGTCAAGAGTGTATTATCCGCTTTGATACTGATTGGATGAACCAATTCCAAGCCAATGTCGGACTCAGTTTTACGTTCTAA
- the cydH gene encoding cytochrome bd-I oxidase subunit CydH has protein sequence MDHNLKNALQITVLIYTIILSFGFIAIGS, from the coding sequence ATGGACCATAATCTGAAAAATGCCCTACAAATAACGGTGTTAATTTACACAATCATTCTTTCATTTGGTTTTATTGCGATTGGTAGTTAA
- a CDS encoding patatin-like phospholipase family protein: protein MNSGLITNIDTAIDLDYYAKFIAGKTALVAQGGGQRSIFTSGVLDAFLLSNFDPFDEFFGTSAGALNLCAYLCRDKGLGRSFVLDLTTAPEFFNLFSYIRHRKNLGLEWALEQIMAYPYKLDLDLGRQTLGARQLFAAVTDSKDLQDHYFPLLGEDWYKVMIATCAIPRLYNDEILIGNGTYVDGGVSAAIPVQEAWRRQARSIVVIRTEPTFESNVDLPIQDHNKPILAKSNRASVEELEWFRGSLNNVQGHWQQKVDQWKTDWSSFFQQQILSSKEQKRDRVHLDLLNGGRWLFGADDIYRLSHLIGDKFDSGLADMLMVHYQTYSLTQNFLNSPPDDAFVVQIAPSQPLKSSSLMSDKEDLLHDYELGLEAGYRFVETYTSTENARSSHMSQLATSVVDK, encoded by the coding sequence ATGAATAGTGGGCTCATAACCAATATTGATACAGCAATAGACTTGGATTATTACGCTAAGTTTATTGCTGGAAAAACAGCACTGGTCGCTCAAGGTGGCGGACAGAGAAGTATTTTTACTTCTGGAGTGCTGGATGCCTTTCTTCTTTCTAATTTTGACCCCTTTGATGAATTTTTTGGTACTTCCGCAGGTGCTTTAAATTTATGTGCCTATCTGTGCCGTGATAAAGGCCTAGGCCGTTCTTTTGTTCTCGATCTCACCACAGCACCAGAATTCTTTAATCTGTTTTCTTACATAAGACATCGTAAGAACTTAGGGTTAGAGTGGGCGTTGGAGCAGATCATGGCTTACCCATATAAGCTCGATCTTGATTTGGGGCGACAAACCCTGGGCGCTCGACAACTCTTTGCTGCGGTAACCGACTCGAAAGACCTTCAAGACCATTACTTCCCTTTGCTGGGTGAAGATTGGTATAAAGTGATGATTGCAACGTGCGCCATCCCTCGTTTATACAATGATGAAATACTGATTGGTAATGGAACATACGTAGACGGTGGTGTTTCGGCTGCTATTCCTGTGCAAGAAGCTTGGCGCCGTCAGGCTCGATCTATTGTTGTCATTAGAACCGAACCTACCTTTGAGTCGAATGTTGACTTACCCATTCAGGATCACAATAAGCCAATTTTAGCGAAGAGCAACAGAGCCTCTGTAGAAGAACTTGAGTGGTTTCGTGGTTCGTTGAATAATGTTCAAGGTCATTGGCAACAAAAAGTAGACCAATGGAAAACCGATTGGAGCTCGTTCTTTCAACAACAAATTTTGAGTTCAAAAGAGCAAAAGCGCGACAGGGTACATTTGGATCTTTTAAATGGCGGTCGATGGTTGTTTGGTGCTGATGATATCTATCGTTTAAGCCATTTGATTGGTGATAAGTTTGATTCAGGCTTAGCTGATATGTTGATGGTTCATTATCAAACTTACTCGCTAACTCAAAACTTTCTTAACTCACCACCCGATGATGCGTTTGTGGTCCAGATAGCACCTAGTCAGCCGCTTAAATCGAGTTCATTAATGAGTGACAAAGAAGATTTGCTACATGACTACGAATTGGGTTTAGAGGCGGGTTACCGATTTGTCGAAACTTATACGTCAACAGAGAACGCTCGTAGTTCACACATGTCACAGCTTGCCACCAGCGTTGTTGATAAATAA
- the ltrA gene encoding group II intron reverse transcriptase/maturase: MRVYYSLYGHLLNKERLYKGFKKVKKAKGAAGIDEQSLSNYAENLSDNLDQLLSELKTKQYKPQPVKRVEIPKEDGGVRLLGIPTVRDRVVQQALNDILTPIFEEQFHPSSFGYRPNRSCHDAINKSTMFIRRYGLQHVVDMDLSKCFDKLDHELIIKSIRKRVTDSSVLELIKQFLKSGVMIDGSWQETELGSPQGGVISPLIANIYLDAFDQEMRKRGHRIVRYADDILIFCRSKAGAENALAQATKILEGELKLTVNQTKSHIAHSSDGVKFLGVEIGSQFTRIQTKKLKVFKSKLKRMTKRGCGKPLEQVIKDLNPVLRGFSQYFRITNSSREFSRLAGWLRRRLRSIQLKLWKKPQRLHRKLKQLGYKPPFQHISMTSWVSAASPLSSYAMPNQWFNDQGLVNLGTIRTGYVFSQYAEWKCA; the protein is encoded by the coding sequence GTGCGAGTTTATTACAGCTTATATGGTCATCTACTCAACAAAGAGAGGCTGTATAAAGGGTTTAAAAAGGTAAAGAAAGCGAAAGGCGCGGCTGGAATAGATGAGCAGAGCCTGAGCAACTACGCCGAAAATCTGAGTGATAACCTCGATCAACTCCTCTCTGAACTTAAAACCAAGCAATACAAACCTCAGCCAGTCAAACGGGTAGAGATACCCAAAGAAGACGGAGGGGTGCGATTGCTCGGGATCCCAACAGTTAGGGATAGAGTTGTCCAACAAGCGCTCAACGATATCCTCACCCCCATCTTCGAAGAGCAATTTCACCCATCAAGTTTTGGGTATAGGCCGAATCGAAGCTGTCACGATGCAATCAACAAATCCACGATGTTCATCCGGCGTTACGGGTTACAACACGTTGTAGATATGGACTTGTCGAAGTGCTTTGACAAACTCGACCACGAGTTGATTATCAAAAGCATCAGAAAACGAGTCACAGATAGCAGTGTATTAGAGCTGATAAAACAGTTTCTAAAAAGTGGGGTGATGATAGACGGTAGTTGGCAGGAGACAGAGCTAGGAAGTCCACAAGGTGGTGTTATCAGTCCTTTGATAGCCAATATCTACCTTGATGCGTTCGATCAGGAAATGCGAAAGCGCGGCCATAGGATCGTTCGTTATGCGGATGACATACTCATCTTCTGTCGTAGCAAGGCAGGGGCAGAGAATGCCCTTGCACAAGCGACGAAGATCTTAGAAGGAGAGCTTAAACTCACAGTGAACCAGACGAAATCACATATAGCGCACAGCAGTGATGGCGTGAAGTTTTTAGGTGTAGAAATCGGGAGTCAATTTACCCGCATTCAAACTAAAAAACTGAAAGTGTTCAAAAGCAAGTTAAAGCGAATGACGAAGCGAGGGTGCGGTAAGCCACTTGAGCAAGTCATAAAAGATCTAAACCCAGTGTTAAGAGGGTTCAGCCAATACTTCAGGATCACCAATAGCAGCAGGGAGTTCTCAAGACTAGCAGGATGGCTACGAAGAAGACTGCGTAGTATCCAGTTGAAACTTTGGAAGAAGCCTCAACGCTTACATCGAAAGTTAAAACAGTTAGGGTATAAGCCGCCGTTCCAGCATATCTCAATGACAAGTTGGGTCAGTGCAGCGAGTCCACTATCAAGCTATGCGATGCCAAATCAATGGTTTAATGACCAAGGATTGGTAAATCTTGGGACAATAAGGACAGGGTATGTGTTCAGCCAATATGCTGAATGGAAGTGTGCATGA
- the pyk gene encoding pyruvate kinase, whose product MTAELRKTKIVTTLGPSTDKGNVLEEIIKAGANVVRMNFSHGTSEDHIQRAENVRAIAKRLGTQIAILGDLQGPKIRVSTFKDNKIQLTVGDQFTLDSSLGLGEGDQQAVGLDYKELPNDVSANDILLLDDGRVQLKVTKVEGCRVHTEVIIGGPLSNNKGINKKGGGLSAEALTEKDKRDIVTAAQIKVDYLAVSFPRNGEDMHYARQLAREAGLEAHLVAKVERAETVATVENMDDIILASDVVMVARGDLGVEIGDPELVGVQKQLIRRARALNRTVITATQMMESMISAPMPTRAEVMDVANAVLDGTDAVMLSGETAAGDYPVETVKSMAEVCIGAEKMAGINNQSNYRIDRTFVTAEETVSMATIYSANHMEGIKGVVTLTESGRTALMMSRLSADMPIYALSRNEGTLNRCTLYRGVTPIYFETEAKDSFDIALSTLDCLKEEGYLKFGDLVIVTQGDIMDVAGSTNCMRILPVT is encoded by the coding sequence ATGACAGCCGAATTAAGAAAAACGAAAATCGTCACAACGCTAGGCCCCTCTACTGATAAAGGTAACGTGCTTGAAGAAATCATCAAAGCAGGTGCCAATGTCGTCCGTATGAATTTCTCGCACGGCACTAGCGAAGACCATATACAACGCGCAGAAAACGTCAGAGCGATAGCAAAAAGACTCGGCACTCAAATCGCTATTCTCGGTGACTTACAAGGTCCCAAGATTCGTGTGTCGACATTCAAAGATAACAAAATACAACTTACCGTCGGTGACCAATTTACGCTCGACAGCAGCCTAGGTTTAGGTGAAGGCGATCAACAAGCCGTCGGTCTTGATTACAAAGAGCTCCCTAACGATGTATCCGCTAACGACATTCTGTTACTCGACGATGGTCGTGTTCAATTAAAAGTCACCAAGGTGGAAGGCTGTCGCGTTCACACAGAAGTCATCATCGGTGGTCCTCTTTCCAATAACAAAGGCATTAACAAAAAAGGGGGGGGGCTTTCCGCAGAAGCGCTGACAGAAAAAGACAAGCGCGATATCGTCACTGCAGCTCAAATCAAAGTCGATTATTTGGCCGTTTCTTTTCCTCGCAACGGTGAAGACATGCATTACGCTCGCCAGCTTGCACGGGAAGCTGGCTTAGAAGCTCACCTTGTCGCAAAAGTAGAGCGAGCAGAAACAGTAGCAACAGTTGAGAACATGGATGACATCATATTAGCCTCAGATGTGGTCATGGTGGCCCGTGGTGACCTCGGAGTGGAAATTGGTGACCCTGAGTTGGTAGGAGTACAAAAACAGCTTATACGTCGTGCTAGAGCGCTTAACAGAACCGTAATCACCGCAACGCAAATGATGGAGTCGATGATCTCCGCGCCAATGCCAACCCGCGCAGAGGTGATGGATGTAGCCAATGCCGTACTTGATGGCACCGATGCTGTCATGCTTTCGGGGGAAACAGCGGCGGGCGATTACCCAGTAGAAACCGTGAAATCAATGGCAGAAGTCTGTATTGGTGCAGAGAAAATGGCGGGCATTAATAACCAATCTAATTACCGTATTGACCGCACCTTTGTTACCGCCGAAGAAACCGTTTCGATGGCGACCATCTACTCAGCAAACCATATGGAAGGCATTAAAGGCGTAGTCACTCTCACCGAGTCAGGGCGAACTGCACTGATGATGTCTCGCCTGAGTGCCGACATGCCTATCTATGCCCTGTCTCGTAACGAAGGAACGCTTAATCGTTGTACTTTATACCGAGGCGTGACGCCTATTTACTTTGAAACAGAGGCCAAAGACAGCTTTGATATTGCACTATCAACATTAGATTGCCTGAAAGAAGAAGGATACCTTAAATTTGGCGACCTCGTGATCGTCACCCAAGGCGATATTATGGATGTGGCGGGGTCAACCAACTGTATGAGAATCCTACCGGTCACATAA
- the mlc gene encoding sugar metabolism global transcriptional regulator Mlc, protein MYMAQPGHIDHIKQVNAGRVYKLIDLRGPISRIDLSKQSELAPASITKITRELIEAHLIHETTVQEATTRGRPAVGLQTNNEGWQFLSMRLGRGYLTIALHELGGDVLIDTKIDIHERDQDDVLARLLHEIDEFFQTYAEQLDRVTSIAITLPGLVNSEQGIVLQMPHYNVKNLALGPEIYKETGLPVFIANDTRAWALAEKLFGHSQDNDNSVLISIHHGVGAGIILDGRVLQGRHGNIGELGHIQIDKQGKLCHCGNRGCLETVASSQAIRDQVKERLANGEASTLTVFEDVTIEQICAAAADGDPLAVEVIEQLGRYLGAAIAIVINLFNPEKVLVGGVINQAKSVLYPAIQKCIEEQSLSVYHQDLELVESRFYKQATMPGAALIKQALYDGQLLMKVIEG, encoded by the coding sequence ATGTACATGGCTCAACCGGGCCATATTGATCATATCAAACAGGTCAATGCTGGTCGTGTATATAAACTAATTGACCTTAGAGGTCCTATTTCTCGTATCGATCTGTCCAAGCAAAGTGAGTTGGCTCCGGCGAGTATTACTAAAATTACCCGTGAACTCATTGAAGCTCACCTCATTCACGAAACCACGGTTCAAGAAGCCACTACTCGTGGGCGTCCTGCTGTCGGTTTGCAAACCAATAACGAGGGTTGGCAATTTTTGTCAATGCGTCTTGGTCGTGGATATTTGACCATCGCACTTCATGAGTTGGGTGGCGACGTGCTTATCGATACTAAAATTGATATTCATGAACGTGATCAAGATGATGTACTTGCACGTCTTCTGCATGAGATTGATGAGTTTTTCCAAACTTATGCTGAACAACTCGACAGGGTGACGAGTATTGCAATCACATTGCCAGGTTTGGTCAATTCTGAGCAAGGTATTGTGTTGCAAATGCCGCACTACAACGTTAAAAATTTAGCGTTGGGTCCTGAGATCTACAAAGAAACGGGGCTACCTGTCTTTATCGCCAATGATACCCGAGCTTGGGCATTAGCAGAGAAGCTGTTTGGTCACTCACAAGATAACGATAATTCTGTTCTTATCTCAATTCACCACGGTGTAGGTGCCGGGATCATTCTCGACGGCCGAGTGTTGCAAGGTCGACATGGTAATATTGGTGAACTTGGGCATATCCAGATCGATAAGCAGGGCAAACTTTGTCACTGCGGTAACCGAGGCTGCTTAGAAACGGTCGCGAGTTCCCAGGCGATCCGTGATCAAGTAAAAGAACGATTGGCGAATGGTGAAGCATCGACACTGACAGTGTTTGAAGATGTAACTATTGAACAGATTTGTGCTGCCGCTGCCGATGGAGACCCTCTTGCAGTAGAAGTGATCGAACAGTTAGGTCGTTACTTAGGTGCTGCGATAGCGATTGTGATTAATCTTTTCAATCCAGAGAAAGTCTTGGTTGGTGGCGTTATCAATCAGGCAAAGAGCGTGTTGTATCCTGCGATCCAAAAGTGTATCGAAGAGCAGAGCTTGTCGGTTTACCATCAAGACTTAGAGTTAGTGGAGTCTCGATTCTATAAGCAGGCGACCATGCCAGGTGCCGCGCTTATCAAGCAGGCCTTATATGATGGTCAATTATTAATGAAAGTGATTGAAGGCTAA
- a CDS encoding chemotaxis protein CheV, whose translation MSGVLNSVDQRTKLVGENRLELLLFSLNSRQLFAINVFKVKEVLKVPVLTRLPGSHHHITGVASLRGESVPVIDLRSAIGFPPSRAESQESNLIITEYNRTVQGFLVGQVRNIVNTTWTEIQPPPKTAGRANYLTAITHIQEEDQHKIVEIIDVEKVLAEIIDYDVSISEGVLDEQLANEMVGRNVLIVDDSSTARNQIKGTLSQLGLNIIECCDGLEALTLLKGWCDEGKDINQEILLMITDAEMPEMDGYKLTHEVRTDPRMHDLFITLNTSLSGSFNEAMVEKVGCNRFISKFQPDLLVEVTQERMRQLL comes from the coding sequence ATGTCTGGCGTTTTAAATTCGGTTGATCAGAGAACCAAGCTAGTTGGTGAAAACCGTCTGGAACTCTTATTATTCAGCTTAAATAGTCGTCAATTATTCGCGATTAACGTATTTAAAGTAAAAGAAGTCTTAAAAGTACCAGTACTCACTCGCTTACCGGGCTCTCACCATCACATTACAGGGGTTGCCTCTTTGCGTGGCGAATCTGTTCCTGTTATTGATTTGCGCAGTGCGATTGGCTTTCCTCCATCACGTGCTGAGTCTCAAGAAAGTAACTTGATCATTACGGAATACAACCGAACGGTACAAGGTTTCTTGGTTGGGCAAGTCCGTAATATTGTGAATACGACTTGGACTGAAATTCAGCCACCACCGAAGACGGCGGGTCGTGCAAATTACCTTACAGCTATCACACATATTCAAGAAGAAGATCAGCATAAAATTGTTGAGATAATCGATGTCGAGAAAGTGTTGGCCGAGATCATTGATTACGACGTTTCTATTTCTGAAGGTGTTTTAGACGAGCAGCTAGCCAATGAAATGGTTGGGCGTAACGTGCTTATCGTTGATGATTCTTCAACCGCTCGTAATCAGATTAAAGGTACCTTGTCACAACTGGGTTTGAACATTATCGAGTGCTGTGATGGCTTAGAAGCGCTAACCTTACTTAAAGGATGGTGTGATGAAGGCAAAGACATTAATCAAGAAATCCTGCTGATGATCACTGATGCCGAAATGCCTGAAATGGATGGCTATAAGCTGACTCATGAAGTACGTACTGACCCTAGAATGCATGATCTATTTATCACACTAAATACCTCATTAAGCGGAAGTTTTAATGAAGCTATGGTTGAAAAAGTAGGGTGTAACCGCTTCATTTCTAAATTTCAACCTGACCTCTTAGTTGAAGTGACTCAAGAGAGAATGCGTCAGTTATTATAA